A genomic window from Flavobacterium sp. I3-2 includes:
- a CDS encoding substrate-binding domain-containing protein: MKTVKIVGVPEHFNLPWQFCLENGEFNEIGIDLDWTDVPEGTGKMCQMLRENETDLAVILTEGILKDISNGNESVVLQQYVASPLQWGIHVAAQSTFQTISDLKDKKVAISRNGSGSQLMAIVNAKNEGWNSDVLSYEIVNTLDGAVIALTENKADYFMWDRFMTQPIVDKNIFRRIGVCPTPWPCFVIVARKEFYENNQAVIKNILEVINYTTIEFKQIPSIDKTLASRYEQKLEDIQEWLKITKWSQKQLTEKQFEQIQNQLLELGIIKSTLNFNEVIK, from the coding sequence ATGAAAACGGTTAAAATTGTTGGTGTTCCTGAGCACTTTAATTTACCATGGCAGTTTTGCCTTGAAAATGGTGAGTTTAATGAAATTGGAATTGATTTAGATTGGACCGATGTTCCTGAAGGTACCGGCAAAATGTGTCAGATGCTTCGTGAAAACGAGACCGATTTAGCCGTTATTTTAACCGAAGGTATTTTAAAAGACATTTCTAACGGAAATGAATCTGTTGTACTACAACAATATGTTGCTTCGCCTTTACAATGGGGAATTCATGTGGCGGCACAAAGTACATTTCAAACTATTTCTGATTTAAAAGATAAAAAAGTTGCCATAAGCAGAAATGGTTCTGGTTCGCAACTTATGGCAATAGTAAATGCAAAAAATGAAGGTTGGAATTCAGATGTTTTATCGTATGAGATTGTAAATACTTTAGATGGCGCAGTTATTGCTTTAACAGAAAACAAAGCCGACTATTTTATGTGGGACCGTTTTATGACGCAACCTATTGTAGATAAAAATATTTTTAGACGAATTGGAGTTTGTCCTACACCTTGGCCTTGTTTTGTAATTGTTGCTCGAAAAGAATTTTACGAAAACAACCAAGCGGTTATTAAAAACATTTTAGAAGTTATTAATTACACAACTATTGAGTTTAAACAAATACCAAGTATCGACAAAACTTTGGCTTCGCGTTACGAACAAAAGTTAGAAGACATTCAAGAATGGCTTAAGATTACAAAATGGTCGCAAAAGCAATTAACTGAAAAACAATTCGAACAAATACAAAATCAATTATTAGAATTAGGAATCATTAAATCTACCCTGAATTTTAACGAGGTTATAAAATAA